A single region of the Longimicrobiales bacterium genome encodes:
- a CDS encoding GTP-binding protein yields the protein MAKAKFERTKPHVNVGTIGHVDHGKTTLTAAITTIQAAKGLADKV from the coding sequence ATGGCGAAGGCAAAGTTCGAGCGGACGAAGCCGCACGTGAACGTGGGGACGATCGGGCACGTGGACCACGGGAAGACGACGCTGACGGCGGCGATCACGACGATCCAGGCGGCCAAGGGGCTGGCGGACAAGGTG